Proteins encoded by one window of Pempheris klunzingeri isolate RE-2024b chromosome 14, fPemKlu1.hap1, whole genome shotgun sequence:
- the mtmr4 gene encoding phosphatidylinositol-3,5-bisphosphate 3-phosphatase MTMR4 isoform X1 has translation MSLTGRVSCSMLNCFGEEGPPSLEYIKAKDLFPQKELVKEDESLQVPFPVLQGEGVEYLGHADEAIIAISNYRLHIKFKDSVINTYPGVDNEISVPLRLIESVESRDMFQLHIICKDSKVVRCHFATFKQCQEWVKRLNRAIAHPSRLEDLFALAYHAWCLGGSADDEDQHVHLCRPGDHVRQRMEMEVKRMGFDTQNVWRVSDINCNYKLCSSYPQKLLVPIWITDKELESVASFRSWKRIPVVVYRHQKNGAVIARCSQPEISWWGWRNTDDEYLVTSIAKACQMGTKGPCGAPACRQRGEAPDSCDSDFDSSLTGGSGCDDNTVPQKLLILDARSYTAAVANRAKGGGCECEEYYPNCEVMFMGMANIHAIRNSFQALRTVCSQIPDPGNWLSALESTRWLQHLSVMLKAATLVCSAVEREGRPVLVHCSDGWDRTPQIVALAKVLLDPYYRTLEGFQVLVETEWLDYGHKFGDRCGHQENADDVSEQCPVFLQWLDCVHQLLKQFPCLFEFNEAFLVKLVQHTYSCLYGTFLCNNAREREARNIYKRSCSVWSLLRSGNKNFQNFLYIPSHDMVLQPVCHTRALQLWTSVYLPTSSPCTAVDDSMELYLPPSVTGDELTSRSLDRLPKTRSMDNLLTAFENGVPLTRTSSDPNLNKHCQEGRSAPEPSPATEETSADVCDEALPDTGRDSGEGQPLHQSLAKTPEDGPGTESCEDALEEPCLTTQPLPSPPLPPVPLSKDVTLAHTPFPAPVLQQALPQITNPPLPPPPPEAESPCRTAESPTSPTHKSEPCLPLPCNGTQAAATTPISLLNGHTDGPANGLPESADLLALKQLTPLLPMEDSTETLTGEAEPPPAPPPTESQGLTQNPCNDEEAPESQPQVQPQKEKEDTRTDVVKGRERVLTVAAAPADCTQVAARHLITQSQLSDLSLLGSHWESVQGLVQSACHSASHSAVGRALQPNIYQSRRLASKLLRSQGFAIANGSQCCRREALCCPSSPLQPGWLSAARSAGYTGLCGPAAAATAALNSYSLAGHQLLPVSYSSPSASSSPPPSQAPAYLDDDGLPVPMDAVQQRLRQIEAGYKQEVEVLRQQVRQLQMRLESKQYGTPPSEPDIDYEDDITCLRESDTSNEEDSVSTHSEDRLSEGSWDRVERRDTEVTRWVPDHMASHCFSCDCEFWIAKRRHHCRNCGNVFCKDCCHLKLPIPDQQLYDPVLVCNTCHDLLLESRTREIRSQQLKKAIATASS, from the exons ATGAGCCTCACAGGAAGGGTGTCCTGCTCCATGCTCAACTGCTTT GGTGAAGAAGGGCCTCCCAGTCTGGAGTATATCAAGGCCAAGGACCTGTTCCCCCAGAAGGAGCTGGTGAAGGAGGATGAAAGCCTTCAG GTGCCATTCCCAGTTCTTCAGGGGGAAGGGGTGGAATATCTCGGCCATGCTGATGAAGCCATCATTGCCATTTCTAACTACAGGCTCCACATCAAGTTCAAGGACTCTGTGATCAAC ACCTACCCAGGTGTGGACAATGAGATATCT GTGCCTCTCAGGCTGATAGAGAGTGTGGAGAGCAGAGATATGTTCCAGCTgcacatcatctgcaaagacTCCAAGGTTGTCAG ATGCCACTTTGCAACGTTCAAGCAGTGCCAGGAGTGGGTCAAGCGTCTGAACCGGGCCATAGCTCACCCGTCCCGGCTGGAGGACCTGTTCGCCCTGGCCTATCATGCCTGGTGTCTGGGAGGCAGCGCTGATGATGAAGACCAGCACGTTCATCTGTGCCGCCCAG GTGATCACGTGCGTCAGAGAATGGAAATGGAGGTCAAGAGGATGGGCTTCGACACACAGAACGTCTGGAGAGTGTCTGACATAAACTGCAACTACAA GCTGTGCTCCAGCTACCCACAGAAGCTTCTGGTTCCAATATGGATCACTGACAAGGAGCTTGAGAGTGTGGCCTCCTTCAGGTCCTGGAAGAGGATCCCTGTGGTGGTCTACAG GCACCAGAAGAACGGGGCAGTGATCGCCCGTTGCAGCCAGCCTGAGATCAGCTGGTGGGGCTGGAGGAACACAGATGATGAGTACCTGGTGACATCCATCGCCAAGGCCTGTCAGATGGGTACCAAGGGGCCCTGTGGAGCGCCAGCCTGCCGACAGCGCGGGGAAGCTCCCGACTCCTGCGATAGTGATTTTG ACTCCTCTCTGACGGGCGGCTCTGGCTGCGATGACAACACTGTGCCACAGAAGCTGCTCATTCTGGATGCTCGCTCATACACCGCTGCAGTGGCCAACCGGGCCAAGGGCGGAGGCTGCGAATGTGAAG agtacTATCCTAACTGCGAGGTGATGTTCATGGGAATGGCCAACATCCACGCCATCCGGAACAGTTTCCAGGCTCTGAGGACCGTCTGCAGTCAGATCCCGGATCCAGGAAA CTGGCTTTCAGCACTTGAGAGCACCCGTTGGCTGCAGCACCTGTCTGTCATGCTGAAAGCAGCCACTCTAGTGTGTTCAGCAGTGGAGAGGGAAGGCCGTCCTGTCCTGGTGCACTGTTCGGACGGGTGGGACCGCACACCACAGATTGTAGCCCTCGCCAAGGTCCTTCTAGACCCCTACTACAGGACATTAGAG GGTTTCCAGGTGCTTGTAGAGACCGAGTGGCTGGACTACGGTCACAAGTTTGGGGACCGCTGTGGCCACCAGGAGAACGCTGACGATGTGAGCGAGCAGTGTCCAGTCTTCCTGCAGTGGCTggactgtgttcaccagctgctcaAACAGTTCCCCTGCCTGTTTGAGTTCAACGAGGCCTTCTTG GTCAAGTTGGTGCAGCATACGTACTCGTGTCTTTACGGCACCTTCCTGTGTAACAACGCTCGTGAGAGGGAGGCGAGGAACATCTACAAACGCTCCTGCTCCGTGTGGTCCCTGCTTCGCAGCGGAAACAAGAACTTCCAGAACTTCCTCTACATCCCCAGTCATGATATG GTGCTGCAGCCAGTCTGCCACACACGGGCATTACAGCTGTGGACATCCGTCTACCtgcccacctcctccccctgcaCCGCTGTGGACGACTCTATGGAGCTCTACCTCCCCCCAAGTGTTACAGGAGACGAACTCACCTCCCGTTCCCTGGACAG ACTTCCCAAGACCCGCTCCATGGACAATCTGCTGACCGCTTTTGAGAACGGGGTGCCCCTGACGCGTACGTCCAGTGACCCCAATCTCAATAAGCACTGCCAGGAGGGTCGCTCTGCCCCAGAGCCCTCACCTGCCACAGAGGAAACCTCTGCAGACGTCTGTGACGAGGCCTTACCTGACACTGGACGGGACAGCGGCGAGGGCCAACCTCTACATCAGAGTCTTGCCAAGACCCCAGAGGATGGCCCGGGTACCGAGAGCTGTGAAGACGCACTGGAGGAGCCCTGTCTCACCACACAGCCCCTGCCCTCTCCGCCCCTGCCCCCTGTCCCTCTCAGTAAGGACGTCACACTCGCCCACACTCCCTTCCCCGCTCCCGTCCTCCAACAGGCCTTGCCTCAGATCACTAACCCTCCACTCCCACCTCCTCCGCCGGAGGCTGAGAGCCCTTGTCGGACTGCTGAGAGCCCCACGTCACCCACTCATAAATCAGAGCCGTGCTTACCCCTCCCCTGTAACGGCACGCAGGCTGCTGCCACGACACCCATCTCGCTGCTTAACGGCCACACCGATGGCCCAGCAAATGGCCTCCCAGAATCTGCAGACCTGCTGGCTCTGAAGCAGCTAACACCACTCCTTCCCATGGAGGACTCCACCGAGACTCTCACAGGTGAGGCAGAGCCTCCCCCCGCCCCGCCTCCCACAGAGAGCCAGGGTCTCACCCAGAATCCTTGTAATGACGAGGAAGCACCTGAGTCACAGCCCCAGGTTCAACCccagaaggagaaggaggacacAAGGACAGATGTAGTGAAAGGAAGAGAGCGTGTGttaacagtagcagcagctcctgcagactGCACCCAGGTAGCAGCCCGCCACCTGATCACCCAGAGCCAGCTCTCAGACCTGTCCCTGCTGGGCTCCCACTGGGAGAGCGTCCAGGGTCTGGTCCAGTCCGCCTGCCACAGTGCCAGTCACTCTGCCGTCGGCCGGGCCTTGCAGCCCAACATTTACCAGAGCCGTCGGCTTGCCAGTAAACTGCTCCGCTCCCAGGGCTTCGCCATCGCCAATGGGTCCCAGTGCTGCCGCAGAGAGGCTCTTTGTTGTCCCAGCAGCCCCCTGCAGCCAGGATGGCTGTCTGCTGCCAGGAGTGCAGGCTACACCGGCCTGTGTGGgcccgccgccgccgccaccgctgCCCTAAACAGCTACTCCCTGGCAGGCCATCAGCTTCTGCCGGTGTCATActcctccccctctgcttcCAGCTCCCCTCCCCCATCCCAGGCCCCAGCTTACCTTGACGACGACGGGCTGCCGGTGCCCATGGACGCCGTGCAGCAGAGGCTGCGGCAGATTGAAGCAGGCTACaagcaggaggtggaggtgctGAGGCAGCAGGTGCGACAGCTGCAGATGAGGCTGGAGAGCAAACAGTACGGCACCCCTCCCTCAGAGCCAGACATCGACTACGAGGATGACATT aCGTGTCTGCGTGAGTCAGACACCAGTAACGAGGAGGACTCTGTGTCCACCCACAGTGAGGACCGTCTGTCTGAGGGCAGCTGGGACCGCGTGGAGCGCAGGGACACAGAG gtcacGAGGTGGGTGCCCGACCACATGGCCTCCCACTGTTTCAGCTGTGACTGTGAGTTCTGGATAGCCAAGAGACGTCATCACTGCAG GAACTGTGGCAATGTGTTCTGTAAAGACTGTTGTCATCTGAAGCTGCCCATCCCAGACCAGCAGCTGTACGACCCGGTGTTGGTCTGCAACACCTGCCACGACCTGCTCCTGGAGTCCCGCACCCGCGAGATCCGCAGCCAGCAGCTCAAGAAGGCCATCGCCACAGCCTCCAGCTGA